From the Drosophila suzukii chromosome 2 unlocalized genomic scaffold, CBGP_Dsuzu_IsoJpt1.0 scf_2c, whole genome shotgun sequence genome, one window contains:
- the LOC139354399 gene encoding uncharacterized protein produces MGCAVYLLNPACSPLRDRSQPRSVMCFTNFMALRGTPREIYSDNGTNFKATEKALREELIKIDFDKIAIKFEGIKWQFNPRGAPHMGGAWERLVRTTKTVLKSICPNYSFNDESLRCALMEAQSIINSRPLTFVSLNSEDDSVLTPNHLLMGSSNGYKPIKEEKMNLRRHWNEGRVTNTIPAKDGQVRRATIKTQHGVLDRPATKIAVLGVGLEDGN; encoded by the exons ATGGGTTGCGCTGTTTACCTGCTTAACCCTGCGTGCAGTCCACTTCGAGATCGCTCACAGCCTCGAAGTGTGATGTGTTTCACGAATTTCATGGCACTTCGTGGGACACCAAGAGAAATTTATTCCGATAATGGCACTAATTTCAAGGCCACGGAGAAAGCATTACGAGAGGAGCTGATCAAGATCGACTTCGATAAAATTGCAATCAAGTTCGAAGGCATTAAATGGCAATTTAACCCTCGAGGAGCCCCTCACATGGGCGGTGCTTGGGAAAGATTAGTCCGCACAACCAAAACAGTCCTAAAAAGCATCTGCCCGAATTACTCATTCAACGACGAAAGCCTGAGGTGTGCTCTAATGGAAGCACAGTCCATCATAAACTCACGTCCGTTAACTTTCGTCAGCCTGAACTCCGAGGACGACTCCGTGCTGACTCCAAACCACCTGCTAATGGGCTCATCAAATGGGTACAAACCAATCAAGGAAGAGAAGATGAATTTAAGACGTCATTGGAACGAG GGCCGCGTGACCAACACTATCCCCGCCAAGGACGGACAAGTTCGTCGAGCCACTATTAAAACGCAGCATGGAGTCCTCGATCGACCAGCCACCAAGATTGCGGTCTTAGGTGTCGGCTTAGAAGATGGTAACTGA
- the LOC139354400 gene encoding uncharacterized protein: protein MRAMTFGINWAPFIALYVRDKNAEVHQHQFPLALDAIQRAHYVDDFIDSMSDEQKAIEISSQVREVHSRGGFQIRNWASNSSTVPSYLKNDGDAKKQEPVQFGATEKALVPTKREVLQVLMSIFDPLGLLSCHTIGLKILLQKIWRANISWDQELPELLLEDWNQWKLLLPQVATFNIPRCYSPRMSVGTRIGLHTFVDASEHAYSAACYLRVSQKDEVDVMLVAAKSKVAPLKPLSIPRMELQAAVMGSRLPNKIINVRNLRVDDLTFWSDSRTVLQWLVMNPRNFQQFVMHRIGEV, encoded by the exons ATGCGTGCCATGACCTTTGGTATCAATTGGGCACCATTCATAGCCCTCTACGTTCGCGACAAAAATGCAGAAGTCCACCAGCATCAATTCCCCTTAGCCTTGGATGCGATTCAGCGTGCGCACTATGTCGACGACTTCATCGACAGTATGAGTGATGAACAGAAAGCCATCGAAATATCCAGCCAAGTAAGAGAGGTCCATTCCAGAGGCGGATTCCAAATTCGAAACTGGGCGTCAAATTCCAGTACAGTTCCCTCGTATCTTAAGAACGATGGAGACGCCAAAAAACAGGAGCCAGTGCAGTTCGGGGCTACAGAAAAGGCTTTGG TCCCAACGAAAAGAGAAGTCCTTCAGGTTCTCATGTCGATTTTCGACCCCTTGGGCCTACTGTCGTGTCATACGATCGGGTTAAAAATCCTTCTGCAGAAAATCTGGCGAGCAAACATCAGCTGGGACCAAGAGCTGCCAGAATTACTGTTGGAAGACTGGAATCAATGGAAGCTGTTGCTGCCTCAAGTGGCAACATTTAATATTCCGAGATGCTACTCCCCAAGGATGTCTGTTGGAACCCGAATCGGCCTGCACACGTTCGTGGACGCTAGCGAGCATGCTTATTCCGCTGCTTGCTACCTGCGAGTGTCACAAAAAGACGAGGTGGACGTTATGCTAGTAGCCGCGAAAAGCAAAGTGGCGCCACTAAAGCCACTATCTATTCCGCGCATGGAGCTTCAAGCCGCCGTGATGGGCTCACGCTTACCAAACAAAATTATCAACGTACGTAACCTACGAGTCGACGATCTTACGTTCTGGTCGGATTCACGAACCGTTCTACAATGGCTGGTGATGAATCCTCGCAACTTTCAACAATTCGTGATGCACAGAATCGGCGAAGTCTAG